In Edaphobacter paludis, a single window of DNA contains:
- a CDS encoding ABC transporter permease, with translation MKVRTAVLHRSRQQPLAALGIVLLLLFTVCALFAPWLAPYDPARLDLTGRLMGPSAAHWFGTDELGRDILSRTIFGARISMIVAVSVVGLSLGVGLIAGCLAGFYGGVTDTILNVYVTNAFMSLPGILLAIAFVAFMGPGLLNVILALAISGWVGYARLVRGQVMAVKEREFVEAARALGASDLRVLCRHILPNIVQPLIVQAAIGMAGAVLAEATLSFLGLGVPPPVASWGSMLNDARSHLFDSPHLVFFPAMAVMLCVLSFNFIGDALRDYLDPRTKMETGI, from the coding sequence ATGAAAGTTAGGACGGCAGTATTGCATCGGTCGAGGCAGCAGCCGCTGGCCGCTCTCGGGATCGTGCTGCTTTTGCTGTTTACGGTATGCGCGCTGTTCGCGCCGTGGCTGGCGCCGTATGATCCGGCGCGGCTCGACCTGACCGGGCGGTTGATGGGGCCGAGCGCGGCACATTGGTTTGGCACCGACGAGCTGGGCCGGGACATCCTCTCGCGAACTATCTTCGGCGCACGGATCTCGATGATCGTCGCCGTAAGTGTCGTGGGGCTCTCGCTCGGGGTGGGGCTGATTGCCGGATGCCTGGCAGGCTTCTACGGCGGTGTGACGGACACGATCTTGAATGTCTACGTCACCAATGCGTTTATGTCGCTGCCGGGAATCCTGCTGGCGATTGCGTTTGTCGCGTTCATGGGGCCGGGGCTGCTGAATGTAATTCTGGCGCTGGCAATCTCAGGCTGGGTGGGCTATGCACGGCTGGTCCGTGGACAGGTCATGGCCGTGAAAGAGCGCGAGTTTGTGGAGGCGGCGCGTGCCCTGGGCGCCTCCGATCTCCGCGTGCTTTGCAGGCATATCCTGCCGAATATTGTGCAGCCGCTGATCGTGCAGGCAGCCATCGGCATGGCCGGCGCCGTGCTCGCCGAGGCCACGCTGAGTTTTCTGGGTCTGGGAGTTCCACCGCCGGTGGCAAGCTGGGGCTCCATGCTGAATGACGCGCGGTCGCATCTCTTCGACTCGCCGCATCTGGTCTTCTTTCCGGCGATGGCGGTGATGCTTTGTGTGCTGTCGTTCAACTTTATCGGCGATGCGCTGCGCGACTATCTCGATCCCCGAACGAAGATGGAAACCGGCATCTAA